A genomic window from Chaetodon trifascialis isolate fChaTrf1 chromosome 22, fChaTrf1.hap1, whole genome shotgun sequence includes:
- the LOC139350444 gene encoding kinesin-like protein KIF21A isoform X2 translates to MSSAPDESSVRVALRIRPQLAKEKIEGCHICTFVMPGEPQVVLGKDKAFTYDHVFDMDTQQETIYNQCTERLIEGCFEGYNATIFAYGQTGSGKTYTMGTGFDVHIGEEELGIIPRAVNHLFRGIEERRQAATEQGKPVPEFKINAQFLELYNEEVLDLFDSTRDIEARKQRSNIKIHEDANGGIYTVGVTTRTVTSAAEMIQCLKLGALSRTTASTQMNVQSSRSHAIFTIHLCQVRVCSPDNDDNATDNRLANDSEINEFETLTAKFHFVDLAGSERLKRTGATGDRAKEGISINCGLLALGNVISALGDRSKRSTHVPYRDSKLTRLLQDSLGGNSQTMMIACISPSDRDFMETLNTLKYANRARNIKNKVVVNQDRASQQISALRTEIARLQMELMEYKTGKRMVGEDGMEGINDLVHENSMLQTENNNLRVRVKAMQETIDAQRARLTQVLSDQANQALARAGEGNEEIGNMIQNYIKEIEELRAKLLESEAVSENLRKTLSRASTRSSLYGGPGSFSTAPFLPEKETSDVIQMAKKDLEKLKKKEKKKKKSVIKEGVPDNEQERGNDEVEVVGGQSQNQAFRFHFLVCIVFFMCVLPCCQEGSDHEEGEDADGEEEDEDMVGDETSDESDSEELEEKENVQADLANITCEIAIKQKLIDELENSQRRLHTLKQQYEQKLMMLQNKIKDTQLERDKVLHNMGSVESGTEEKAKRIKAEYERKLSSMNKELQKLQSAQKEHARLLRNQSQYEKQLKKLQLDVTEMKKTKVVLMRQMKEQQERNRATECRRNREIASLKKEQRRAEHQLKQMEAQKRQQELILRRKNEEVTALRRQVRPVSGKASRKVSLPEPLQEPSHRATSGRMHTSGVSPSNGARSSPVRMGSISRTARAKWQSLERRVTDIIMQRMTISNMETDMNRMLKQREELTRRRERVSRKKEKMAVDGADADRSLASLNEELESLTANIDYINDSIADCQANIMQMEEAKEDTVDVTAVISSCNLSEARFLLDHFMTLTINKGLQASQKDSQLKVMEGRLKQTEINSATQNQLLFHMLKEKAEINPELDALLGSALQELGYLSPENGDDSSSDESTPSPATEGSTLASDLMKLCGESRPRGKARRRTTTQMELLYASSGDLSCESPTADFSTPLLPLAERLEGPADMQANALGQTPDREQTVSPSALSARPAGISGSRSPTGTERRQLERSPLSRRKAQEKGPTPTHIPAPAQTLPLSAAEAKAKGSDYKSLLEESPVFEGHRGVINPVTAPKNSRGAKLQCVYVAEGHTKPVLCVDATDDLLFTGSKDRTCKVWNLVTGQEIMSLADHPSSVVSVRYTSSLVFTVSTAYIKVWDIRDSAKCIRTLTSSGQVGSGDTCSSVRSLSIPPGESQINQIALNPSGSFLYAAAGNAVRMWDLRKFVSTGKLTGHLGPVMCLTVDKLGNGQDVVLTGSKDHHVKMFEVAEGAQGSISSSHTFDPAHQDGVESLAVHGDVFYSGSRDYYIKKWDLASKQLIQSVSAQTDWVSALGVVPGSPVLLSGCRGGLLRLWHVDSLAPLGEVRGHDSPINGLATNSSQLFTASDDRTVKIWEARGSLEEGVH, encoded by the exons ATGAGCAGCGCGCCGGATGAGAGCTCGGTGCGCGTCGCCCTGAG GATCCGTCCTCAGCTGGCCAAAGAGAAGATCGAGGGCTGTCACATCTGTACATTTGTGATGCCCGGGGAGCCACAGGTGGTGCTGGGCAAGGACAAGGCCTTCACCTACGACCACGTCTTCGACATGGACACCCAGCAGGAAACCATCTACAACCAATGCACCGAGAGACTTATCGAAGGCTGCTTTGAGGGCTACAATGCCACTATCTTTGCATACGGGCAG ACGGGTTCAGGGAAGACCTACACCATGGGAACCGGCTTTGACGTGCACATCGGAGAGGAAGAGCTGGGTATCATTCCCCGGGCCGTCAACCACCTGTTCAGAGGGATCGAGGAGCGCCGACAGGCTGCCACCGAGCAGGGCAAGCCTGTTCCTGAGTTCAAGATCAACGCACAGTTCCTTgag TTGTACAACGAGGAGGTGTTGGACTTGTTCGACTCGACGCGAGACATCGAGGCCAGGAAGCAGCGATCCAACATCAAAATCCACGAGGACGCCAATGGAGGCATCTACACCGTCGGGGTCACCACGCGCACCGTCACCTCTGCAGCTGAG ATGATACAGTGTCTGAAGCTGGGCGCCCTGTCTCGCACCACCGCCAGCACCCAGATGAACGTCCAGAGTTCGCGCTCCCACGCCATCTTCACCATCCACCTGTGCCAAGTTCGAGTCTGCTCTCCAGATAACGAC GATAATGCGACAGACAACCGTCTCGCCAACGACTCGGAGATTAATGAGTTTGAGACGCTGACGGCCAAGTTCCACTTTGTTGATCTGGCTGGTTCTGAGAGACTGAAGAGAACTGGAGCTACAGGAGACAGAGCTAAAGAGGGCATCTCCATCAACTGTGGGCTG CTCGCTTTGGGAAACGTCATCAGTGCTCTGGGAGACCGGAGTAAGCGCTCGACTCATGTGCCTTACAGGGATTCCAAACTGACCCGGCTGCTGCAGGACTCACTGGGTGGCAACAG TCAAACGATGATGATCGCCTGTATCAGCCCGTCAGACCGGGACTTCATGGAGAccctgaacacactgaagtatgCCAACAGAGCCCGGAACATTAAGAACAAGGTGGTGGTGaaccaggacagagccagccagCAGATCAGCGCTCTCAGGACGGAAATAGCTCGACTgcagatggagctgatggagtACAAGACG GGGAAGCGGATGGTGGGTGAAGACGGCATGGAGGGTATCAACGACTTGGTGCATGAGAACTCCATGCTGCAGACGGAGAACAACAACTTGAGGGTGAGGGTGAAGGCCATGCAGGAGACCATCGACGCCCAGAGAGCCAGACTCACACAGGTTCTCAGTGACCAGGCCAACCAGGCCCTGGCTAGAGCAG GTGAGGGTAATGAAGAGATCGGGAATATGATTCAGAATTACATCAAAGAAATCGAGGAGCTTAG agCTAAACTTCTTGAAAGCGAGGCTGTGAGCGAGAACCTCAGGAAGACGTTGTCTCGCGCCTCCACGCGCTCCTCGCTGTACGGCGGGCCCGGCTCCTTCTCCACCGCCCCCTTCCTTCCTGAGAAGGAGACCAGCGACGTCATCCAGATGGCCAAGAAAGACCtagagaagctgaagaagaaggagaagaagaagaagaagag cGTGATCAAAGAGGGAGTGCCAGACAACGAGCAGGAGCGAGGCAACGATGAGGTGGAGGTGGTAGGTGGACAATCACAAAATCAAGCTTTTAGGTTTCATTTCTTAGTGTGTATCGTCTTCTTCATGTGTGTGCTTCCGTGTTGCCAGGAGGGCAGCGACCACGAAGAGGGCGAGGAtgcggatggagaggaggaggacgaggacatGGTGGGAGATGAGACGTCTGACGAGTCTGACTCCGAAGAGCTTGAGGAGAAAG AGAACGTCCAGGCCGACCTGGCCAACATCACCTGTGAGATCGCCATCAAGCAGAAGCTGATAGACGAGCTGGAGAACAGCCAGCGGCGTTTGCACACTCTCAAGCAGCAGTACGAGCAGAAGCTGATGATGCTGCAGAACAAGATCAaagacacacagctggagagggacaaaGTGCTGCATAATATGG GCTCAGTGGAGTCAGGCACGGAGGAGAAGGCCAAGCGGATCAAAGCGGAGTACGAGAGGAAGCTGAGCTCCAtgaacaaagagctgcagaagcTCCAGTCAGCTCAGAAGGAGCACGCCCGCCTGCTGAGGAACCAATCACAGTACGAGAAGCAGCTCAAGAAGCTCCAGCTGGatgtgacagaaatgaagaagacCAAG GTGGTGCTGATGCGTCAGatgaaggagcagcaggagaggaacaGAGCCACGGAGTGCAGGAGGAACAGGGAGATTGCCTCTCTGAAGAAAGAGCAGCGCAGAGCTGAG CACCAACTGAAGCAGATGGAGGCCCAGAAAAGACAACAGGAGCTGATTCTTCGCAGGAAGAATGAAGag GTGACAGCTCTGCGGCGGCAGGTGAGGCCTGTGTCTGGGAAGGCGAGCAGGAAGGTGAGCTTACCTGAACCTCTCCAGGAGCCCTCACATAGAGCCACCTCAGGGAGGATGCATACCTCTGGAGTGTCCCCGTCCAATGGAGCCAG GAGTTCCCCAGTGCGGATGGGAAGCATCAGCAGGACAGCCAGGGCCAAGTGGCAGTCACTGGAGAGACGTGTCACTGACATCATCATGCAGAGGATGACCATCTCGAACATGGAGACAGATATGAACAGAATGCTGAAG CAACGGGAGGAGCTGACCAGGCGGAGGGAGCGAGTGtccagaaagaaagaaaagatggcgGTGGATGGTGCAGACGCTGACCGCTCCCTGGCCTCCCTGAACGAGGAGCTGGAGTCTCTGACTGCCAACATCGACTATATCAATGACAGCATCGCCGACTGTCAGGCCAACATCATGCAGATGGAGGAGGCCAAG GAGGACACAGTTGATGTGACCGCAGTGATCAGCTCCTGTAATTTATCAGAGGCCCGCTTCCTTCTGGACCATTTCATGACTCTGACCATCAATAAG GGTCTGCAGGCGTCTCAGAAGGATTCCCAGCTGAAGGTGATGGAGGGCAGGTTGAAGCAAACAGAGATCAACAGTGCCACCCAGAACCAGCTGCTGTTCCACATGCTaaaggagaaagcagagatAAACCCGGAGCTGGATGCCCTGCTGGGCAGTGCTCTGCAAG AGTTAGGTTACCTGTCGCCGG AGAATGgagatgacagcagcagtgacgaGTCCACCCCTAGTCCGGCCACTGAGGGCAG CACACTGGCATCAGATCTAATGAAGTTATGTGGTGAATCCAGACCGAGAGGCAAG GCTCGCAGGCGGACCACCACCCAGATGGAGCTGCTGTATGCCAGCAGTGGGGATCTGTCCTGTGAATCCCCCACTGCAGACTTCTCGACCCCTCTGCTGCCCCTCGCAGAGCGTCTGGAAGGGCCGGCAGACATGCAGGCTAACGCGCTTGGTCAAACCCCTGACCGCGAGCAAACTGTTTCCCCATCTGCGCTGTCTGCCAGGCCAGCTGGCAT TTCTGGATCCAGGTCACCTACAGGGACTGAGAGGAGGCAACTGGAGCGCTCGCCCCTCAGCCGAAGGAAGGCGCAAGAGAAAGGACCCACGCCGACACACATCCCAgcacctgcacaaacacttCCACTTAGTGCAGCAGAGGCTAAAGCTAAAGGCAGTGACTACAAATCACT gTTGGAGGAGTCACCTGTGTTTGAAGGCCACAG AGGAGTGATCAACCCTGTGACGGCCCCCAAGAACAGCCGCGGGGCCAAACTTCAGTGTGTCTATGTTGCAGAGGGGCACACCAAACCTGTTCTCTGCGTGGATGCCACAGATGATCTGCTCTTCACAGGATCCAAAG ATCGTACGTGTAAAGTCTGGAACTTGGTGACGGGTCAGGAGATTATGTCTCTGGCAGATCATCCCAGCAGTGTCGTCTCAGTCAG gTATACTTCTAGTCTGGTCTTCACTGTTTCTACTGCTTACATCAAAGTCTGGGACATACGAGACTCTGCCAAGTGTATCCGCACGCTCAC GTCGTCAGGCCAGGTGGGTTCAGGGGACACCTGCTCCTCTGTCAGGAGTTTATCCATCCCACCAGGAGAGAGTCAGATCAACCAGATCGCCCTCAACCCGTCCGGCTCATTCCTCTATGCTGCAGCTGGCAACGCTGTACGCATGTGGGACCTCCGCAA GTTTGTGTCCACGGGGAAGCTGACTGGCCATTTGGGGCCTGTCATGTGCCTGACCGTTGACAAATTAGGCAACGGACAGGATGTTGTCCTCACTGGCTCCAAAGACCACCATGTTAAA atgTTTGAAGTGGCAGAAGGAGCTCAGGGGAGCATCAGCTCCAGCCACACGTTCGATCCCGCTCATCAGGATGGCGTGGAGTCTCTGGCCGTGCACGGAGATGTTTTCTACAGTGGCTCCAGAGACTACTACATCAAGAAGTGGGATTTAGCCAGTAAAC
- the LOC139350444 gene encoding kinesin-like protein KIF21A isoform X5, producing the protein MSSAPDESSVRVALRIRPQLAKEKIEGCHICTFVMPGEPQVVLGKDKAFTYDHVFDMDTQQETIYNQCTERLIEGCFEGYNATIFAYGQTGSGKTYTMGTGFDVHIGEEELGIIPRAVNHLFRGIEERRQAATEQGKPVPEFKINAQFLELYNEEVLDLFDSTRDIEARKQRSNIKIHEDANGGIYTVGVTTRTVTSAAEMIQCLKLGALSRTTASTQMNVQSSRSHAIFTIHLCQVRVCSPDNDDNATDNRLANDSEINEFETLTAKFHFVDLAGSERLKRTGATGDRAKEGISINCGLLALGNVISALGDRSKRSTHVPYRDSKLTRLLQDSLGGNSQTMMIACISPSDRDFMETLNTLKYANRARNIKNKVVVNQDRASQQISALRTEIARLQMELMEYKTGKRMVGEDGMEGINDLVHENSMLQTENNNLRVRVKAMQETIDAQRARLTQVLSDQANQALARAGEGNEEIGNMIQNYIKEIEELRAKLLESEAVSENLRKTLSRASTRSSLYGGPGSFSTAPFLPEKETSDVIQMAKKDLEKLKKKEKKKKKSVIKEGVPDNEQERGNDEVEVEGSDHEEGEDADGEEEDEDMVGDETSDESDSEELEEKENVQADLANITCEIAIKQKLIDELENSQRRLHTLKQQYEQKLMMLQNKIKDTQLERDKVLHNMGSVESGTEEKAKRIKAEYERKLSSMNKELQKLQSAQKEHARLLRNQSQYEKQLKKLQLDVTEMKKTKVVLMRQMKEQQERNRATECRRNREIASLKKEQRRAEHQLKQMEAQKRQQELILRRKNEEVTALRRQVRPVSGKASRKVSLPEPLQEPSHRATSGRMHTSGVSPSNGARSSPVRMGSISRTARAKWQSLERRVTDIIMQRMTISNMETDMNRMLKQREELTRRRERVSRKKEKMAVDGADADRSLASLNEELESLTANIDYINDSIADCQANIMQMEEAKEDTVDVTAVISSCNLSEARFLLDHFMTLTINKGLQASQKDSQLKVMEGRLKQTEINSATQNQLLFHMLKEKAEINPELDALLGSALQELGYLSPENGDDSSSDESTPSPATEGSTLASDLMKLCGESRPRGKARRRTTTQMELLYASSGDLSCESPTADFSTPLLPLAERLEGPADMQANALGQTPDREQTVSPSALSARPAGISGSRSPTGTERRQLERSPLSRRKAQEKGPTPTHIPAPAQTLPLSAAEAKAKGSDYKSLLEESPVFEGHRGVINPVTAPKNSRGAKLQCVYVAEGHTKPVLCVDATDDLLFTGSKDRTCKVWNLVTGQEIMSLADHPSSVVSVRYTSSLVFTVSTAYIKVWDIRDSAKCIRTLTSSGQVGSGDTCSSVRSLSIPPGESQINQIALNPSGSFLYAAAGNAVRMWDLRKFVSTGKLTGHLGPVMCLTVDKLGNGQDVVLTGSKDHHVKMFEVAEGAQGSISSSHTFDPAHQDGVESLAVHGDVFYSGSRDYYIKKWDLASKQLIQQSVSAQTDWVSALGVVPGSPVLLSGCRGGLLRLWHVDSLAPLGEVRGHDSPINGLATNSSQLFTASDDRTVKIWEARGSLEEGVH; encoded by the exons ATGAGCAGCGCGCCGGATGAGAGCTCGGTGCGCGTCGCCCTGAG GATCCGTCCTCAGCTGGCCAAAGAGAAGATCGAGGGCTGTCACATCTGTACATTTGTGATGCCCGGGGAGCCACAGGTGGTGCTGGGCAAGGACAAGGCCTTCACCTACGACCACGTCTTCGACATGGACACCCAGCAGGAAACCATCTACAACCAATGCACCGAGAGACTTATCGAAGGCTGCTTTGAGGGCTACAATGCCACTATCTTTGCATACGGGCAG ACGGGTTCAGGGAAGACCTACACCATGGGAACCGGCTTTGACGTGCACATCGGAGAGGAAGAGCTGGGTATCATTCCCCGGGCCGTCAACCACCTGTTCAGAGGGATCGAGGAGCGCCGACAGGCTGCCACCGAGCAGGGCAAGCCTGTTCCTGAGTTCAAGATCAACGCACAGTTCCTTgag TTGTACAACGAGGAGGTGTTGGACTTGTTCGACTCGACGCGAGACATCGAGGCCAGGAAGCAGCGATCCAACATCAAAATCCACGAGGACGCCAATGGAGGCATCTACACCGTCGGGGTCACCACGCGCACCGTCACCTCTGCAGCTGAG ATGATACAGTGTCTGAAGCTGGGCGCCCTGTCTCGCACCACCGCCAGCACCCAGATGAACGTCCAGAGTTCGCGCTCCCACGCCATCTTCACCATCCACCTGTGCCAAGTTCGAGTCTGCTCTCCAGATAACGAC GATAATGCGACAGACAACCGTCTCGCCAACGACTCGGAGATTAATGAGTTTGAGACGCTGACGGCCAAGTTCCACTTTGTTGATCTGGCTGGTTCTGAGAGACTGAAGAGAACTGGAGCTACAGGAGACAGAGCTAAAGAGGGCATCTCCATCAACTGTGGGCTG CTCGCTTTGGGAAACGTCATCAGTGCTCTGGGAGACCGGAGTAAGCGCTCGACTCATGTGCCTTACAGGGATTCCAAACTGACCCGGCTGCTGCAGGACTCACTGGGTGGCAACAG TCAAACGATGATGATCGCCTGTATCAGCCCGTCAGACCGGGACTTCATGGAGAccctgaacacactgaagtatgCCAACAGAGCCCGGAACATTAAGAACAAGGTGGTGGTGaaccaggacagagccagccagCAGATCAGCGCTCTCAGGACGGAAATAGCTCGACTgcagatggagctgatggagtACAAGACG GGGAAGCGGATGGTGGGTGAAGACGGCATGGAGGGTATCAACGACTTGGTGCATGAGAACTCCATGCTGCAGACGGAGAACAACAACTTGAGGGTGAGGGTGAAGGCCATGCAGGAGACCATCGACGCCCAGAGAGCCAGACTCACACAGGTTCTCAGTGACCAGGCCAACCAGGCCCTGGCTAGAGCAG GTGAGGGTAATGAAGAGATCGGGAATATGATTCAGAATTACATCAAAGAAATCGAGGAGCTTAG agCTAAACTTCTTGAAAGCGAGGCTGTGAGCGAGAACCTCAGGAAGACGTTGTCTCGCGCCTCCACGCGCTCCTCGCTGTACGGCGGGCCCGGCTCCTTCTCCACCGCCCCCTTCCTTCCTGAGAAGGAGACCAGCGACGTCATCCAGATGGCCAAGAAAGACCtagagaagctgaagaagaaggagaagaagaagaagaagag cGTGATCAAAGAGGGAGTGCCAGACAACGAGCAGGAGCGAGGCAACGATGAGGTGGAGGTG GAGGGCAGCGACCACGAAGAGGGCGAGGAtgcggatggagaggaggaggacgaggacatGGTGGGAGATGAGACGTCTGACGAGTCTGACTCCGAAGAGCTTGAGGAGAAAG AGAACGTCCAGGCCGACCTGGCCAACATCACCTGTGAGATCGCCATCAAGCAGAAGCTGATAGACGAGCTGGAGAACAGCCAGCGGCGTTTGCACACTCTCAAGCAGCAGTACGAGCAGAAGCTGATGATGCTGCAGAACAAGATCAaagacacacagctggagagggacaaaGTGCTGCATAATATGG GCTCAGTGGAGTCAGGCACGGAGGAGAAGGCCAAGCGGATCAAAGCGGAGTACGAGAGGAAGCTGAGCTCCAtgaacaaagagctgcagaagcTCCAGTCAGCTCAGAAGGAGCACGCCCGCCTGCTGAGGAACCAATCACAGTACGAGAAGCAGCTCAAGAAGCTCCAGCTGGatgtgacagaaatgaagaagacCAAG GTGGTGCTGATGCGTCAGatgaaggagcagcaggagaggaacaGAGCCACGGAGTGCAGGAGGAACAGGGAGATTGCCTCTCTGAAGAAAGAGCAGCGCAGAGCTGAG CACCAACTGAAGCAGATGGAGGCCCAGAAAAGACAACAGGAGCTGATTCTTCGCAGGAAGAATGAAGag GTGACAGCTCTGCGGCGGCAGGTGAGGCCTGTGTCTGGGAAGGCGAGCAGGAAGGTGAGCTTACCTGAACCTCTCCAGGAGCCCTCACATAGAGCCACCTCAGGGAGGATGCATACCTCTGGAGTGTCCCCGTCCAATGGAGCCAG GAGTTCCCCAGTGCGGATGGGAAGCATCAGCAGGACAGCCAGGGCCAAGTGGCAGTCACTGGAGAGACGTGTCACTGACATCATCATGCAGAGGATGACCATCTCGAACATGGAGACAGATATGAACAGAATGCTGAAG CAACGGGAGGAGCTGACCAGGCGGAGGGAGCGAGTGtccagaaagaaagaaaagatggcgGTGGATGGTGCAGACGCTGACCGCTCCCTGGCCTCCCTGAACGAGGAGCTGGAGTCTCTGACTGCCAACATCGACTATATCAATGACAGCATCGCCGACTGTCAGGCCAACATCATGCAGATGGAGGAGGCCAAG GAGGACACAGTTGATGTGACCGCAGTGATCAGCTCCTGTAATTTATCAGAGGCCCGCTTCCTTCTGGACCATTTCATGACTCTGACCATCAATAAG GGTCTGCAGGCGTCTCAGAAGGATTCCCAGCTGAAGGTGATGGAGGGCAGGTTGAAGCAAACAGAGATCAACAGTGCCACCCAGAACCAGCTGCTGTTCCACATGCTaaaggagaaagcagagatAAACCCGGAGCTGGATGCCCTGCTGGGCAGTGCTCTGCAAG AGTTAGGTTACCTGTCGCCGG AGAATGgagatgacagcagcagtgacgaGTCCACCCCTAGTCCGGCCACTGAGGGCAG CACACTGGCATCAGATCTAATGAAGTTATGTGGTGAATCCAGACCGAGAGGCAAG GCTCGCAGGCGGACCACCACCCAGATGGAGCTGCTGTATGCCAGCAGTGGGGATCTGTCCTGTGAATCCCCCACTGCAGACTTCTCGACCCCTCTGCTGCCCCTCGCAGAGCGTCTGGAAGGGCCGGCAGACATGCAGGCTAACGCGCTTGGTCAAACCCCTGACCGCGAGCAAACTGTTTCCCCATCTGCGCTGTCTGCCAGGCCAGCTGGCAT TTCTGGATCCAGGTCACCTACAGGGACTGAGAGGAGGCAACTGGAGCGCTCGCCCCTCAGCCGAAGGAAGGCGCAAGAGAAAGGACCCACGCCGACACACATCCCAgcacctgcacaaacacttCCACTTAGTGCAGCAGAGGCTAAAGCTAAAGGCAGTGACTACAAATCACT gTTGGAGGAGTCACCTGTGTTTGAAGGCCACAG AGGAGTGATCAACCCTGTGACGGCCCCCAAGAACAGCCGCGGGGCCAAACTTCAGTGTGTCTATGTTGCAGAGGGGCACACCAAACCTGTTCTCTGCGTGGATGCCACAGATGATCTGCTCTTCACAGGATCCAAAG ATCGTACGTGTAAAGTCTGGAACTTGGTGACGGGTCAGGAGATTATGTCTCTGGCAGATCATCCCAGCAGTGTCGTCTCAGTCAG gTATACTTCTAGTCTGGTCTTCACTGTTTCTACTGCTTACATCAAAGTCTGGGACATACGAGACTCTGCCAAGTGTATCCGCACGCTCAC GTCGTCAGGCCAGGTGGGTTCAGGGGACACCTGCTCCTCTGTCAGGAGTTTATCCATCCCACCAGGAGAGAGTCAGATCAACCAGATCGCCCTCAACCCGTCCGGCTCATTCCTCTATGCTGCAGCTGGCAACGCTGTACGCATGTGGGACCTCCGCAA GTTTGTGTCCACGGGGAAGCTGACTGGCCATTTGGGGCCTGTCATGTGCCTGACCGTTGACAAATTAGGCAACGGACAGGATGTTGTCCTCACTGGCTCCAAAGACCACCATGTTAAA atgTTTGAAGTGGCAGAAGGAGCTCAGGGGAGCATCAGCTCCAGCCACACGTTCGATCCCGCTCATCAGGATGGCGTGGAGTCTCTGGCCGTGCACGGAGATGTTTTCTACAGTGGCTCCAGAGACTACTACATCAAGAAGTGGGATTTAGCCAGTAAAC